From Bacillus sp. FSL K6-3431, the proteins below share one genomic window:
- a CDS encoding YwqG family protein produces the protein MIRSTIMLSKKLESYRYEIEKTVKPFLKIETINEKPRIYHSKFAGHPYLPKTAEHPLDENGKQMKLLAQLNFAKIPHLEHMPQKGLLQFFIAADDDLLGLDFDDQTKQNNFRVVYFPEVITDESLLVSDFSYIQEVEESYFPIEKELSLSFTVGEEPVATGDHRFDHSYSNLDFDEVIDRGGEKNETLWDLFAEELSNEGHKIGG, from the coding sequence ATGATTAGATCAACCATCATGTTGTCAAAAAAATTAGAGTCTTATCGATATGAAATTGAAAAAACGGTGAAACCCTTTCTGAAAATCGAAACGATAAATGAAAAGCCTCGTATTTATCACAGCAAATTTGCCGGTCATCCTTATTTGCCCAAAACTGCTGAGCATCCGCTGGATGAAAATGGGAAACAGATGAAATTACTCGCGCAGTTGAATTTTGCAAAAATTCCTCATTTAGAACATATGCCACAAAAAGGATTGTTACAATTTTTTATTGCAGCTGATGATGATTTACTGGGGCTAGACTTCGATGACCAAACGAAACAGAATAATTTTAGGGTCGTTTATTTTCCAGAAGTGATAACAGATGAAAGTCTACTTGTTTCTGATTTTAGCTATATACAAGAAGTAGAGGAATCGTATTTTCCCATTGAAAAAGAGCTTTCTCTTTCATTTACAGTTGGGGAGGAGCCAGTCGCTACGGGGGATCATAGGTTTGATCATTCTTATTCTAATCTCGATTTTGATGAAGTGATCGATAGGGGAGGCGAAAAGAATGAGACATTATGGGATTTATTTGCTGAAGAACTCTCAAATGAGGGGCATAAAATAGGCGGATAG
- a CDS encoding phosphotransferase family protein, which translates to MLNESIMKWVLASYSGSEKIIAIEQLHGGMSSHIYSISLQVGDKIKDVVLRQVDDEEWLEEEPDLARHEAESLRWATSAGLMAPSIIAFDETGSNCGHPTVLMEKLEGSVILRPDNVDRWVNGLAESLVQIHKVDADDFHWSYFTYKDLHIVETQEWSKHPDLWNTAFKIANKPRPKVKDCFIHRDFHPANVLWSRNAVSGVVDWVNACRGPAGIDVGHCRTDLALLHGISVADAFLDAYIMHAGDSFQYNPYWDILSVIDILFGTPEVYPGWTALGVTELTDQMMEERLDAYLVSLLKRI; encoded by the coding sequence ATGCTAAATGAAAGCATAATGAAGTGGGTATTGGCTTCATATAGTGGAAGTGAAAAGATCATTGCAATCGAACAGCTTCACGGGGGAATGTCTTCTCATATATATAGTATTTCACTTCAAGTCGGGGATAAGATAAAAGATGTAGTGTTACGTCAGGTTGATGATGAGGAATGGCTGGAGGAAGAACCTGATCTAGCTCGTCATGAAGCAGAAAGTCTTCGCTGGGCCACAAGTGCTGGATTAATGGCTCCAAGTATTATTGCTTTTGACGAAACTGGAAGCAACTGTGGGCATCCCACAGTACTCATGGAAAAGCTAGAAGGATCAGTCATTTTGAGGCCGGACAATGTGGATAGATGGGTAAATGGACTAGCGGAATCTTTAGTGCAGATTCACAAAGTGGATGCAGATGATTTTCATTGGAGTTATTTTACATATAAAGACCTTCATATAGTAGAAACACAGGAATGGTCAAAACATCCAGATTTATGGAACACAGCATTTAAAATAGCGAATAAACCTCGTCCAAAAGTGAAAGACTGCTTTATTCATAGGGATTTCCATCCAGCAAATGTATTATGGTCAAGGAACGCTGTCAGTGGTGTTGTCGATTGGGTAAATGCTTGTCGCGGCCCCGCAGGTATTGATGTTGGCCATTGTAGAACGGATTTGGCATTGCTACATGGCATTTCAGTAGCGGATGCTTTTTTGGATGCATACATAATGCATGCAGGGGATTCATTTCAATATAACCCTTATTGGGATATATTGTCCGTAATAGATATTCTATTTGGTACGCCAGAAGTGTATCCGGGTTGGACTGCTTTAGGTGTGACAGAACTTACGGATCAAATGATGGAAGAGAGATTGGACGCCTATTTAGTTAGTTTATTGAAACGTATATGA
- a CDS encoding MFS transporter gives MRVFVYIIVFFSFFDLFTQLPIMTPLAISVGATPFLTGLVVGMYSFSNTIGNVVSGFLTDKKGPFLILISGLLLTGASLSIYYFAENAWLLLLIRFVHGLTAGLIVPAAFTYLANSVETTKKGKGAALSGAFVGLAAVIGPAFSGILSSRTNEVAVLSITACFMIALGILAFILLRSQVVTSNRTQAKKEQMSVRVFFQDSRIIKAFLGAFFLMFSQGVLAYMLPLKVAALGQDTQTSGLLLSTFGIVAILIFILPTNRLFDVIKPIQTLTFGMGTMGVSLIFISIGQNIPILYVFMGLYGLGFAFLFPSLNSLLIEATQKTHRGKAYGYFYAFFSIGVVVGSSLTGLLKLSANQGFIFTGILLIIAATLIFFKKDSNKSFHI, from the coding sequence ATGCGTGTTTTTGTATATATTATTGTTTTTTTCTCATTCTTTGATTTGTTTACGCAACTTCCAATTATGACTCCGCTCGCAATTTCTGTCGGAGCAACTCCTTTTTTAACTGGATTAGTTGTCGGTATGTATTCTTTTTCTAATACAATTGGAAATGTTGTTTCGGGATTTTTAACAGATAAAAAGGGACCATTTCTCATTTTGATCTCTGGATTATTACTTACTGGTGCTTCTCTTTCTATATATTACTTTGCAGAAAATGCATGGCTCTTACTTTTAATTCGCTTCGTACATGGACTGACTGCAGGTCTGATTGTCCCAGCAGCTTTTACTTATTTAGCGAACTCGGTTGAAACAACAAAAAAGGGGAAGGGTGCGGCGCTTTCAGGAGCATTTGTAGGGTTAGCCGCTGTCATCGGACCAGCATTTAGTGGTATTTTATCAAGCAGAACAAATGAAGTTGCTGTATTGTCTATAACTGCTTGCTTTATGATCGCGTTAGGAATACTTGCGTTTATCCTTTTACGTTCACAAGTGGTTACATCAAATAGAACGCAAGCAAAAAAGGAACAGATGTCAGTACGTGTTTTCTTCCAAGATTCACGTATTATTAAAGCTTTCTTGGGAGCATTTTTTCTGATGTTTTCACAGGGTGTTCTCGCATATATGCTACCATTAAAGGTAGCTGCCCTTGGACAAGATACACAAACAAGTGGCTTGCTTCTAAGTACTTTTGGTATTGTTGCCATTCTCATTTTCATTCTTCCAACTAATCGTCTTTTTGACGTAATTAAGCCAATTCAAACATTAACATTTGGAATGGGAACGATGGGAGTAAGCCTTATTTTCATTAGTATCGGTCAAAATATTCCTATTCTTTATGTTTTTATGGGCCTATATGGACTCGGCTTTGCCTTTTTGTTCCCATCACTTAATTCATTGCTAATTGAGGCCACACAAAAGACGCATCGCGGAAAAGCATATGGATACTTTTATGCATTTTTCTCCATTGGTGTCGTAGTTGGCTCCAGTTTAACAGGGTTATTAAAACTATCAGCAAATCAAGGCTTTATCTTTACAGGTATTTTGTTAATAATTGCTGCAACCCTAATTTTTTTCAAAAAGGATTCGAACAAATCCTTTCATATTTAA
- a CDS encoding lysylphosphatidylglycerol synthase domain-containing protein → MIRMQREHIFKIIKIIFPLILLVLTGLEIKKAAMGINIDLLQYEVNQLPFWQIPLIFILSICAITPMFLYDIMLVKLLGIQVSQKKLVKQSFIVNTISNLIGFGGIAGLMLRNYFYTKYDVNKQVLLRNIASVTIFSLTGISLLAMILPISYRNFPLLNETKWLFIAVIGVSLCLPMFILFYWIQHKRNSSSAISLQMFVKLVLASLLEWISVFCVICFFAYVLNIPIQLTDLFPVFIIATCAGVASMIPGGVGSFDLVFIWGTQSLGIMDEKVFVLLIFYRMSYLIFPFLLSVALFYKEIWRKVDSFLEQCAKFLLSGN, encoded by the coding sequence ATGATAAGGATGCAAAGAGAACATATCTTTAAAATAATTAAAATAATCTTCCCTTTGATATTATTAGTATTAACAGGGTTGGAAATAAAGAAAGCGGCAATGGGAATTAATATTGATTTGCTCCAATATGAAGTAAATCAATTGCCGTTTTGGCAAATACCTCTCATTTTTATCCTTTCTATCTGTGCGATCACACCGATGTTTTTATATGATATCATGCTTGTTAAATTGTTAGGGATTCAAGTATCGCAAAAGAAGTTAGTAAAACAATCCTTCATTGTCAATACTATTTCGAATTTGATTGGCTTCGGGGGGATTGCGGGCTTAATGCTCAGAAACTATTTTTATACAAAATATGACGTGAACAAGCAGGTCTTACTGAGGAATATTGCTTCTGTAACAATATTTTCCCTTACAGGAATTTCATTACTCGCAATGATTTTGCCAATCAGCTATCGAAACTTTCCTTTACTTAATGAAACTAAATGGTTATTTATTGCTGTAATAGGCGTAAGTTTATGTTTACCTATGTTTATCCTATTCTATTGGATTCAACATAAAAGAAATAGTAGCTCTGCTATAAGCTTACAAATGTTTGTAAAGCTTGTTTTGGCATCACTTCTTGAATGGATATCTGTATTTTGTGTGATTTGTTTTTTCGCTTATGTGTTGAATATTCCCATTCAATTGACTGATTTGTTTCCTGTATTTATTATCGCCACTTGCGCGGGGGTTGCCAGCATGATTCCTGGTGGGGTTGGATCGTTTGATCTAGTGTTTATTTGGGGTACCCAAAGTTTAGGTATTATGGATGAAAAGGTATTCGTTTTACTGATTTTTTATAGAATGAGTTATCTAATTTTCCCTTTCCTATTATCAGTAGCTTTATTTTATAAAGAGATATGGAGGAAGGTAGATTCCTTTTTGGAGCAATGTGCCAAATTTCTTCTTTCAGGGAATTAA
- a CDS encoding response regulator transcription factor, whose amino-acid sequence MKKVLIIEDEESIRSFLTVNFKMQKFIVVEAGSGEEGLVKAKKEKPDIVILDVMLPGIDGFQVCEQLRTNFPDIGIIMSTAKGQDLDKIKGLEFGADDYVVKPFNPLELILRVKSLLRRMIDEVEKGETLKSGPFLLEVYSQKVYKHKVEVSLTPIEYLLMKLFMENPGKAFSRNELLDIVWGHHFVGDTKIVDVNIRRLRIKIEDDVATSIYIETVWGTGYRWRKD is encoded by the coding sequence ATGAAGAAAGTATTAATCATTGAAGATGAAGAGAGTATCCGTAGCTTTTTAACGGTGAATTTTAAAATGCAAAAGTTTATTGTAGTGGAGGCGGGATCAGGCGAAGAGGGTTTAGTGAAGGCAAAGAAGGAAAAGCCGGATATTGTGATTCTCGATGTTATGCTTCCTGGTATCGATGGATTCCAAGTGTGTGAGCAATTAAGAACGAATTTCCCGGATATTGGTATCATTATGTCTACGGCAAAAGGACAGGATTTAGATAAGATTAAGGGATTAGAGTTTGGAGCAGACGATTATGTCGTTAAACCATTTAATCCTTTAGAACTAATATTACGTGTGAAGTCTTTATTAAGAAGAATGATTGATGAAGTGGAAAAAGGAGAAACATTGAAAAGTGGTCCCTTTTTATTAGAAGTATATTCACAAAAAGTGTACAAACATAAAGTGGAAGTTTCGCTTACTCCGATAGAATACCTTCTGATGAAATTATTTATGGAAAACCCAGGTAAGGCATTTTCTAGGAATGAACTTTTAGACATTGTATGGGGACATCATTTCGTAGGGGACACGAAAATAGTTGATGTAAATATTAGACGGCTCCGAATTAAAATTGAAGATGATGTGGCGACCTCCATATACATAGAAACGGTGTGGGGAACAGGTTACCGTTGGAGGAAAGATTAA
- a CDS encoding HAMP domain-containing sensor histidine kinase, which produces MAGKRKQAKSIKTRLVGNFIVIILISVIAFETLLIYFTQYYFYNNAENVLTNQIKISSEFYSKYFSNVPLQENIIDNVDVFWKQTDAQVQIIDTTGRVLLDSVGAEHKEKLQSSDFQEALDGGKGIWIGKLEQGQDKVMIVSYPLESDQEVVGVLRFISSLTEVDNMLRNIAFIFISIGVIVIVIAGAISILLANSIIHPLKEVTNGAELMATGDLKIRVMNQKNDEIGRLASTLNYMAQEIENREKIKDDFISLVSHELRTPLTSIKGWAVTLKNVDPVEKKIFKDGLTIIEKESDRLTDMVEDLLDFSSYTTSNLTLNKKATDLRGIFDFIAKHMSPRADRDGIQFEVQCKELPIITLDKDRIKQVLINLLENAFRFTSSAGSVTLSAYLQEKEIILSVKDTGCGITEVELPKVKEKFYKGKNSRSQTGLGLAICDEIVGMHGGSLMIKSEIAVGTEVIVALPLGEEEHDGGK; this is translated from the coding sequence ATGGCTGGTAAAAGAAAACAGGCGAAGAGTATTAAAACGAGACTTGTTGGCAATTTTATTGTGATTATTTTAATCAGTGTAATAGCTTTTGAAACACTGCTAATCTATTTTACGCAATATTACTTTTATAATAATGCGGAAAATGTTTTAACAAACCAAATTAAAATATCTTCCGAATTTTATTCGAAATACTTTTCCAATGTTCCATTACAGGAAAATATTATTGATAATGTCGATGTATTTTGGAAGCAAACAGATGCCCAAGTTCAAATTATCGATACAACGGGTAGAGTTTTATTAGATTCTGTTGGCGCCGAACATAAAGAGAAATTGCAGAGTTCGGATTTCCAAGAAGCATTAGATGGCGGAAAAGGTATTTGGATTGGGAAGTTGGAGCAAGGACAAGATAAAGTGATGATCGTTTCTTATCCATTAGAATCTGACCAGGAAGTAGTAGGTGTGCTGAGGTTTATTTCAAGTCTTACTGAAGTAGATAATATGTTGAGAAATATTGCCTTTATCTTTATTAGTATTGGAGTTATTGTGATTGTGATTGCTGGTGCCATTAGCATCTTATTAGCAAACAGTATTATTCATCCGCTTAAGGAAGTGACGAATGGTGCTGAATTAATGGCTACAGGTGATTTGAAAATAAGAGTAATGAATCAGAAAAATGATGAGATTGGTAGACTGGCCTCAACTTTAAATTATATGGCACAAGAAATTGAAAATAGGGAGAAAATAAAGGACGATTTTATTTCTCTAGTTTCACATGAATTGCGAACACCACTTACATCTATTAAAGGATGGGCAGTTACCTTGAAAAATGTGGATCCAGTCGAAAAGAAAATATTTAAAGATGGTTTAACAATTATAGAAAAAGAAAGCGACCGTTTAACGGATATGGTGGAGGATCTGCTTGATTTCTCTAGCTATACAACTAGTAACTTAACACTAAATAAAAAAGCGACTGATTTACGAGGAATTTTTGATTTTATTGCGAAACATATGAGTCCAAGAGCGGACAGGGATGGTATTCAATTTGAAGTTCAATGTAAGGAACTCCCTATCATAACATTGGATAAAGATAGGATAAAGCAGGTGCTTATTAATCTTTTAGAAAATGCATTTAGATTCACATCATCTGCAGGTAGCGTTACATTAAGTGCTTATTTGCAGGAAAAGGAAATTATTTTATCTGTAAAAGATACGGGCTGTGGAATTACTGAAGTAGAATTACCTAAAGTGAAAGAGAAGTTTTATAAAGGGAAAAATAGTAGATCGCAAACAGGGCTTGGTTTAGCTATATGCGATGAAATTGTTGGAATGCATGGTGGGAGCTTAATGATTAAAAGTGAAATAGCTGTCGGCACAGAGGTCATTGTTGCACTTCCATTAGGGGAGGAGGAACATGATGGGGGAAAATAG
- a CDS encoding PadR family transcriptional regulator — translation MSIRSQLLKGILDGCVLAIIEKDSAYGYELSQKLQTIGLHDVSEGTIYPVLLRLQKNGLIRGEMRPSDTGPNRKYYFLTVDGEEALTTITEEWQQISNPVNELFRRREN, via the coding sequence ATGTCCATTAGAAGCCAATTGTTAAAAGGGATCTTAGACGGCTGCGTGTTAGCTATCATAGAAAAGGACTCAGCATATGGTTATGAACTTTCACAAAAGTTACAAACGATTGGTCTACATGATGTAAGTGAAGGGACGATCTATCCAGTGCTGTTAAGACTTCAGAAAAACGGCTTAATCCGGGGAGAAATGAGACCATCAGATACAGGACCGAATCGAAAATACTATTTTTTGACTGTAGATGGAGAAGAGGCTTTAACAACGATCACAGAAGAATGGCAGCAAATATCTAATCCGGTAAATGAATTATTCAGAAGGAGGGAAAATTAA
- a CDS encoding DUF1129 family protein, producing the protein MHAKQLIEENNHKRDLLTLDNKSFYSDILLYIRLQLSLSEQQSEEILMEMLDHLLDGQKEGKTAKDIFGPDPKAYADEIIAQLPKEKMRAIIPFVTGIIFDIVSWLLIFRGIALLVISQFKEVETTIYPIMVTIIAVVVLSLVLLAVWFVFRMIKNTLFKEKSSVKKDSLKIGLFAAILMAVVMGLTIFIPDKGPSFNFTWWASIVVGCILWLITYFIKRKR; encoded by the coding sequence ATGCATGCAAAACAATTAATTGAAGAAAACAACCATAAAAGAGATCTGTTAACATTGGATAACAAATCATTTTATAGCGATATCCTATTATATATCCGTCTTCAGTTATCGTTATCGGAGCAGCAGTCGGAAGAGATATTAATGGAGATGCTTGATCATCTACTAGATGGGCAAAAGGAAGGGAAAACAGCGAAAGATATATTTGGACCAGATCCAAAAGCTTACGCAGATGAGATTATTGCTCAATTGCCAAAGGAAAAAATGCGAGCTATTATACCATTTGTCACTGGAATTATTTTTGATATAGTAAGCTGGCTGTTAATCTTTCGCGGAATTGCCTTACTTGTTATCTCGCAATTTAAAGAAGTGGAAACTACGATTTACCCAATTATGGTGACGATCATAGCTGTTGTAGTGCTTAGTCTAGTGCTATTAGCTGTTTGGTTTGTATTTAGAATGATTAAAAACACATTATTTAAAGAAAAATCAAGCGTGAAAAAGGATTCACTAAAAATAGGTTTATTCGCTGCAATTTTGATGGCAGTGGTAATGGGGTTAACGATTTTTATTCCGGACAAAGGGCCGTCATTTAACTTTACTTGGTGGGCATCAATAGTTGTAGGGTGTATTTTGTGGTTAATCACCTATTTCATAAAAAGGAAGAGATAA
- a CDS encoding DUF1129 family protein encodes MLTKKSANFIDNLRLYLITSGKNEDEVKELTEELREHLIESEKRGKNMDDIIGGTPAAYMESIKAEMKTDYTGLVKNIPVYFLGVIAYFIMGPAIRGEFELNMIQVIGFPIVAAAALLIYVAFLRQAGKKQYSSKRLFLVGMIASTSVMVLFILLLLGSNLIVKSFFQASATVNWVIVGVCAFVFIAGAIWSKTWFTIWIPLLLFIPDVLFRFSNLGDETILIISGASFFLIFILLILSLLIQEKFKKKQG; translated from the coding sequence ATGCTCACTAAAAAAAGTGCGAATTTCATCGATAATCTACGATTATATTTAATTACATCTGGTAAAAACGAAGATGAAGTAAAAGAGCTAACAGAGGAGTTACGAGAACATTTAATCGAATCAGAAAAGCGCGGTAAGAACATGGACGACATCATTGGCGGTACCCCGGCAGCCTATATGGAATCAATAAAAGCTGAAATGAAAACGGACTATACCGGTCTTGTGAAAAATATTCCGGTCTATTTTTTGGGGGTCATTGCTTATTTTATTATGGGTCCAGCTATCCGCGGCGAATTCGAATTGAACATGATCCAAGTTATTGGCTTTCCGATTGTGGCAGCGGCAGCTTTGCTCATTTATGTTGCGTTTCTGCGGCAAGCCGGTAAAAAACAATATTCATCCAAAAGGCTATTCCTAGTTGGAATGATTGCGAGTACAAGTGTTATGGTGCTTTTTATCTTGCTTTTATTAGGGAGCAATCTTATTGTGAAGTCGTTTTTTCAAGCGAGCGCTACGGTTAATTGGGTGATTGTCGGGGTCTGTGCTTTCGTTTTTATTGCAGGGGCGATCTGGAGTAAAACGTGGTTTACCATTTGGATTCCACTGCTTTTATTCATTCCTGATGTTCTTTTCCGTTTTTCAAATTTAGGAGATGAAACGATATTGATAATAAGTGGTGCATCCTTTTTCTTAATATTTATCTTGCTTATATTGAGCTTGCTCATACAGGAAAAGTTTAAAAAGAAGCAAGGGTAG
- a CDS encoding ABC transporter ATP-binding protein, whose amino-acid sequence MIKFSNVSKLYADGTQAVNSLDLQIEDGEFFVLIGPSGCGKTTTLKMMNRLIDPTSGVISIDNEKIDSYDIHELRWNIGYVLQQIALFPHMTIDENIAVVPELKKWGRDKTRSRVNELLEMVGLDPAVYRARKPEELSGGQQQRIGVARALAADPRLILMDEPFSALDPISREKLQDDVLTLQRTIQKTIVFVTHDIQEALKLGDRICIMRDGGIVQIGTPEEIVQHPVNDFVKEFVGIESRRDENVDLESIVDHSVGNGNSGASDSLVTISVHSTLKEILEAFTHEDQLQIEKEGQRIGMINRQKMMQYLANRLQERGVNND is encoded by the coding sequence ATGATAAAATTTTCAAATGTATCAAAGTTGTATGCAGATGGAACCCAAGCGGTGAATTCTTTAGATTTACAAATCGAAGACGGCGAGTTTTTCGTCCTCATTGGTCCAAGTGGATGTGGAAAAACCACGACATTAAAAATGATGAATCGTTTAATAGATCCTACAAGTGGAGTCATTTCCATAGATAATGAGAAGATTGACAGTTATGACATTCATGAATTGCGCTGGAATATTGGTTATGTTTTACAGCAGATTGCTCTGTTCCCTCACATGACGATTGATGAAAATATTGCAGTTGTCCCTGAACTAAAGAAGTGGGGACGGGATAAAACTCGCTCGCGTGTGAATGAATTGTTAGAGATGGTTGGTCTTGACCCAGCTGTTTATAGAGCTAGAAAGCCAGAAGAACTCTCAGGAGGCCAACAGCAGCGGATTGGTGTTGCGCGTGCATTAGCTGCGGATCCGCGGCTGATTTTAATGGATGAACCATTTAGTGCACTTGACCCGATTAGCAGAGAAAAATTGCAAGATGATGTACTTACATTGCAAAGAACCATTCAGAAGACGATTGTCTTCGTTACACATGATATACAGGAAGCTTTGAAGCTGGGAGACAGAATTTGCATCATGAGAGATGGAGGTATTGTACAGATCGGTACGCCGGAAGAGATTGTGCAGCATCCTGTAAATGATTTCGTAAAAGAGTTTGTGGGAATTGAATCGCGTAGGGATGAAAATGTAGATTTGGAGTCAATAGTGGATCATAGTGTCGGTAATGGTAATAGTGGTGCTTCTGATTCATTGGTAACTATTTCGGTCCATTCAACCTTAAAAGAGATTCTTGAAGCCTTCACCCATGAAGATCAACTCCAGATAGAAAAAGAAGGCCAACGTATTGGGATGATCAATCGCCAAAAAATGATGCAGTACTTAGCGAATCGCTTGCAAGAAAGAGGCGTAAACAATGACTAA
- the opuFB gene encoding osmoprotectant update ABC transporter permease/substrate-binding subunit OpuFB (The ABC transporter OpuF is widely distributed in Bacillus species other than B. subtilis. OpuFA is the ATP-binding subunit, while OpuFB is a fusion of permease and substrate-binding subunits.) yields the protein MTNMMNEFRDRQSQLFQALFEHIQISLISLLFAVLIAIPLGIYLTRRKKVAESIIGASAVLQTIPSLALLGLLIPLLGIGKVPAIIALVAYALLPILRNTFTGINEVDSSLKEAARGMGMNTRQQLLKVEMPLAMPVIMAGIRTAMVLIVGTATLAALIGAGGLGDIILLGIDRNNSMLIVLGAIPAALLAILFDLLLRKFEQLSFKKTLVSIGLFIISAVLIMVLPFIWTSGKKDIVIAGKLGSEPEILINMYKILIEQDTDLRVELKPGLGKTSFVFNALKGGSIDVYPEFTGTAISEFLKETAISTDRDEVYEQAREGLLKEFDLAMLDPMEYNNTYALAVPKETADRFQLSAISDLAAVQQNIKPGFTLEFADREDGYLGIQKLYGIQFSDIVTMEPKLRYNAIETGDINLVDAYSTDSEIRQHQLVVLEDDQNLFPPYQGAPLLREETIKKHPEIEDALNKLAGKITDDEMREMNYQVNVEEKKPVEVAKEFLRNAGLYLGK from the coding sequence ATGACTAATATGATGAATGAATTTCGTGACAGGCAAAGTCAACTGTTCCAAGCTTTATTTGAGCATATTCAAATTTCATTGATATCCCTTTTGTTTGCCGTCTTGATTGCCATCCCACTTGGTATTTACTTGACTAGAAGAAAAAAGGTTGCCGAAAGTATAATTGGAGCTTCAGCTGTTTTACAAACCATTCCGTCCCTCGCTTTACTTGGTTTATTAATCCCCTTGCTAGGGATAGGTAAGGTCCCGGCAATTATAGCTCTTGTTGCCTATGCATTGCTCCCGATTTTAAGGAATACCTTTACTGGGATTAATGAAGTTGATTCTTCACTAAAGGAAGCAGCGCGCGGTATGGGTATGAATACTCGCCAACAGCTCTTGAAGGTGGAAATGCCACTTGCTATGCCTGTAATCATGGCAGGGATTCGCACAGCAATGGTATTGATTGTGGGGACAGCAACATTGGCTGCGCTTATTGGTGCTGGTGGTCTAGGGGATATTATTTTGTTAGGGATTGACCGAAATAACTCGATGTTAATTGTATTAGGTGCCATTCCGGCAGCATTATTAGCAATTTTATTTGATCTATTATTGCGTAAGTTTGAGCAGCTTTCTTTTAAAAAAACATTGGTTTCCATCGGTCTTTTTATCATTTCAGCAGTACTGATTATGGTTCTTCCGTTCATATGGACAAGCGGTAAGAAAGATATTGTCATCGCCGGAAAACTTGGATCTGAACCAGAAATATTAATCAATATGTATAAAATTCTAATTGAGCAAGATACAGATTTACGCGTTGAATTGAAGCCGGGACTTGGTAAAACATCTTTTGTCTTTAATGCGTTAAAAGGTGGCAGTATTGATGTATATCCAGAGTTTACAGGTACCGCTATCTCTGAATTTTTAAAAGAGACTGCGATAAGCACAGATCGCGATGAGGTGTATGAACAAGCAAGAGAAGGTTTGTTAAAAGAATTTGATTTAGCTATGCTTGACCCAATGGAATACAATAACACCTATGCATTGGCTGTACCTAAAGAAACGGCAGACCGGTTCCAATTAAGTGCAATTTCTGATTTAGCTGCAGTTCAGCAAAACATCAAGCCAGGCTTTACTTTGGAATTCGCTGATCGCGAGGATGGTTATTTAGGCATTCAAAAGCTTTATGGCATCCAATTCTCTGATATCGTCACAATGGAGCCAAAATTACGCTACAATGCGATTGAAACAGGTGATATTAATTTGGTCGATGCTTATTCAACAGATAGTGAGATTAGGCAGCATCAGCTCGTTGTTTTAGAAGATGATCAAAACTTATTTCCACCATACCAAGGTGCTCCATTGCTACGCGAAGAAACAATAAAGAAGCATCCTGAAATCGAGGACGCTTTAAATAAATTGGCTGGGAAAATTACAGATGATGAGATGCGCGAAATGAATTACCAAGTAAATGTAGAAGAAAAAAAGCCAGTAGAAGTAGCGAAAGAGTTTCTCAGAAATGCAGGTCTGTATCTCGGAAAATAA
- a CDS encoding Dabb family protein, which yields MRKSVKHMVMFSLHVGKDTSEAEDFLKESAAELASIPGVQQFEVLRQVSAKNDYDYGFSMIFTDQEAYDAYDNHPVHQNYVAERWLKEVSIFQEMDFVKYE from the coding sequence ATGAGGAAAAGTGTTAAACATATGGTTATGTTTAGCCTACATGTAGGTAAAGATACATCAGAGGCGGAGGACTTCTTGAAAGAAAGTGCAGCCGAATTGGCTTCAATTCCAGGTGTACAACAATTTGAGGTGCTTCGTCAGGTTAGTGCCAAGAATGATTATGATTATGGCTTTTCAATGATATTTACAGATCAAGAGGCCTATGATGCTTATGATAATCACCCAGTGCATCAAAATTATGTTGCCGAACGTTGGCTGAAGGAAGTAAGTATCTTCCAAGAAATGGACTTCGTGAAGTACGAATAA